AAGAGTTAgaatttggtgaaaacaaggccatatacatggctgcagtcgcgtgttcaaatttgagttagtgtttaccgaccaaccgactgaccgaccgacatagtaagcTGTAGAGTCACGTTTGCACACGACTAAAATGCATGATTCAACCATCGAATATGTGAAGcaatattattacaatgttgATTCATAATACATCAAAATGCGACGGATTGCGATATCCTTcgaatactaaaaaaaaactagaaagaaccgttttacgactactgaaattacaaattgtaatttaactgtttattacTTTCCATGTTGTGGTTGTTTTGAgttaacaattcaattcaattcagcTTTTATTATATTTCGGACAGACTATCCTTATTATTGTGTAGCAtataagatttaaaaaaagaaaaactgaATTGAATTCTGTAGCAAACATCTACAATGATGATAAAAGAGAGGACTTATCCGTTGATATAGTACCTCCTACTTTTTGGAATCCATCAATATAACACAACAGATAGTAAGAATCTGGAAACTATTTGCTTGTTgagaaaacaatattattatcattgaaATGAAGCAATAGAAAGATGTTACTGTTTATGACTCACAATACTCACAAGTAATATTATGGAAGCtatagtaaataaattaaataaatggatCTTAAAATGTAACTTCCATTTACAAAAATAGCAAACCTAAACAATTATCGGGCAAGTCGTtacttacaatattaattaaactttttaCATCGGTACTTAACAACCGCCTTATGAATTaggataataaatacaacaaattgTTACTGAAATTTAGTAACAGTAAAGGGCAAAGCACGGCATTTGTTTTCGCTAAATACTGCTATATTTTTAACGTACTTAAGAAAAAGAAGAGGTAGATTGTACTGTGTTATTCATTGACTTTCGAATGTCATTATATGTTTAGCAGTATCAGCACATATTATAAGCTGTAACAGCTTAAGCAACACATATTAGCTAAAGATATAAATGCTATATACTCTGCTTATTTATGCTTTATTAACAGTTAAGAGCATGTCAATATGATAGCATTATAATAATAGCAGTTTAAAAAGAGCTATATGCAATACTGTAACAGATAGCAATAGCAATTGTTACGGCCTACCGCATATCAAAATTGGATTTTCCATGTTGACACGTACCGTACTTCGGATTTAACCGGGTATCGCTGGTAAtgttatttgattttaaaatgaaagagaataataataataataatactttaattGCTCAGGTTCTGAAATCTATAAAATTGTACTCATTATTATTACTGTGTTTTTTCCGCAGAGAAAAGAGAAACCATGTCTTTAAAAAAGTTGCATGATAATGATAAGCGGTATGCCGAGGCGTTTAATTGTTTTCGCCAGGTGTCCGAtcaagaaaacaaaatgaaaaagtGGATACTACAAGACTTTTCGAAAGAGATTAACTCGACTTGCTTGGTTAAGATTAACGAAGATATAGTTCAAATGATGGGGATAGGCAGTGGATTTGGTAATTAAACATTACATGTGCATTTGCAATATAATTTGTACCCATCTATCTCATTGCCTTAATTACctttatagtatttattatttattgaattgCGTTGGCAATGATTGCAAAACAGCGAATTGTAACGCAGTACCCACAAATGAGTTTATTATTAGGGACTTATTTGCATGTTTGCTATTTAGACTGACCTCCTTATGATATCATTGTAAGATATGCGCATGCGCAAGTCGACTGGTACTTTAACAGAGTACGAGTAAAAATATGACATCATAGAAATATGAAAGGTGACCAAAATCATGGCAGAGAATAATCTCGCAATAATTTTCAGGGATTGTAGTAAAATGCATTCCAGTCCACTTTAATCGAAACGTTCTGATGTATAGAGTAGGCCAATGTCTCTCTCCCCACGACGTGACATTCGTGCACGTTCACTCAAAACTAAAAGTCACCAAATTGTATAGTGAAGCATGAACGAAGATCCACCACAGTTCGTTTTAAAGTAtgcctaattattattattattatttaaaggaCAAATGGACATGCTTTTATTTGATGTTATTGGCAATATGAATCAGAAAATAAACGAACTTGTAGTGGAACCCAATGCAGTAGAAATTGAAAAGTTCAAATCTTCAATTGCATCATCAGTCGAATACAGTAACGTCACCATTGAGTACGTTCCGAAAACGATTGATTCATATAATATGGTAAGGTAAAACAATAagtaatttgaatatttttaacataaacaaAGATACACAATAATCTCATTTCCATTACTTTTATTACCAAGTACCGGTACAGGCTCTGACATTTCCTATGGCTCTCAACAAACAAACGAAAATATATTGTAACGGTTTCTAACTATTTTGTAtagtaattcattcatttaggtaaacaaaaaaataatatcttgGATTTATAACAGCGCCTTATGTTGTGAAACCTACAATATtctgtttttttatgtaatattctgtgtttattttatatattagaCAAGAAATACAACTAGACagtttcatttcattcattgcATCCATGTTTTGTATTATGTGGACAATCCAGTAGAAGTGATTAAACATGCATTCGACAGTCTGTTAGAGGGCGGTGTGTTACTCATAATCCAGGGTGCAGGTATGGTTTAAATTTTTGCAAGGATGAGAAACAACTTcgtttattattacaaatgtttAATGCCATGCAAATGTATCAAATTATGTTTAACGTATGCATACAAAATAGTATTATAtacttttaatttgttttatttagtgtCACATGGGATAGCTCACATTAGGAATACGCTTGGTGACAAAATGTATGGTAACACACGGCGACACGTTCCAAATGGAAAAGACATAGAAGAAATAATACAAGGTCTTGGCTTTAACTATAAAGCTGACGTTGTAGACGCAAAGCTTGATATTACAGAATGTTTTGATTCAAATTCAGATAAAGGAAACTTACTATTGGACTTTATAACAAATGTTGACAACTTTTATGAACGCGCATCACCAGACCTAAAAAATGCCCTCTACGGTGTACTTGACAGTGATTTCTGTTTTGAAAAGGATGGTAAAACATACATAAAAATTGATTGTTCAGTGATCattgttacaaaataattgACTTTTGTTTGGTGAAAAAAACATCACTCAGGACTAGAGGTCCCCCCAACTGCCCCGTCGAACAACGATTATATGAATCATAACCTACTCTGTATTCGTAATTCATTTAGGTTGTCTATATTTGTGTCCATTGATTTACACGTGTATATCTTAATGCCTCTAAATGGccacaattgaaaaaaaaaattacatcaaGGAGGTGAATAAAGGCataaacatgtaggcctaggtCAAATTcagtttataataaaaaaaatagttttatagAGAAAACATttagtgtttaattttaattatttagatatttaaaaGTGTTCAATTAATGTGTAGATATCATTAAAATATTATCATAAATGCATACATTGTGCAAtggattgaaataaatatttttttccaaaattagTATACATATTTATGTTACCACAAGAAAACCTAGCATTATCACAACAATACCaacagttgtttttttttattaatatgacTAATCCAGCATGTGTAAGATTGTTTCATCAGTAATAAACTCTGAAGCTGATTGTTTGTCtttttgctttatttttaaactttgtgTCGttcaaaactaaaaaaaaatacaaaagaaatcATTCAAATCAAGCAAATGTTGTCCATTCAAAAGGACGCCCCCTAATAATCGCAAAGAGATTTTTTCTCGGAAGACCACCAATTcaatataagaaaataaaatacagtcaTGACATCATATGTTTAAGGTCTAATTCAAATTTTAGGCCTACAATGATAGAaagtgattttaattttttttttttacgaaaAAGAGAATTTAACAATAccttattaataaattatttattaaaatacaaacagagacacaaattaaattgaaagaacattttataatgttaaaatgtgaaTGTGATGATTAAACAATGTTTACAAAtggtaattttaattaaaaatcacACGCTAAAAAATCTAGCtcctaaaaataattattacgtaaaatatatataacgACAACATGTGTATCGCGCACgatatacaatttatttacaagaCATTCACatacaacaataacaatagtgggtacgagtaagccaaatagtgggtacgagtaagccacataatgggtacgagtaagccaaataatgggtacgagtaagcaaaataatgggtacgagtTAAGCGaaataatgggtacgagtaagcgaaataatgggtacgagtaagccaaataatgggtacgaAGTATAGCCAACTAATTAGATACGAGTTGGTGGTTGGACCCATTATTAGGGTATGAGTTACTTAAGTTGGCATGGTTCGCATGGATTTTTGTGTATAAGTTGATCATCATCCAAGTATACGTATACTAATCATGTGTGGTGACACGGGCATCACCCTTTATTTCATAtaccaatatatttttttattttgctactACATACAAAGCCAGAGAGTATTCGACGAagatttattctttaaaaaaatacatttcctgtattattattactaaatggtacgctcgcttcacTTGCgaaccatctaggtcgtgcccacagatagacgttctcgaatacacagtaatttcagcgtaaaaaaaatagcgatttcaaatgtacgtaccgcaggactataatacattgtttgttacgaaagtacgaaccaactttataaaccatcgagtaaacattctagtaataaggcacgatttaccgaattttgcccttacgtaaatgtatTTAGATTACAACCGAACAACCGAGAAACAAGTACAGTCTGTATTGTggacataataattataattactggCTCATTATAATGTTATCACTTTACAAGTATCTATTTTAACTATTACTTCTCAACTTTCATAAAAATGAAAGGTCGGTCACAAATCTGAGTCAATCTATTAATTGACATGAACGGAACCGATATATTGAcgctattatatatttaaaggGTATAATAAACTACGTGTTGAATCCAAAACACTATATCTGTGTATTTTTATTGAAGAAATAAACAATTAGGGTCGGTAACTAACCCTGAATTGATAGGACAGGGCGATGTGACTTAAACAATCAActagtttttaataaataacaattatcatgtttttattattaataacatgaACTTACACATAAACATGAACTTTTTCACAAATATCACAAACATAAACTTAGACCTATACAGGCGTACTCAACGAATATTTAAGGAGTACTCAACTAATTTAAGGCGTAGGCCTACTCAACGAATATTTGAGGCGTATCAACGAATATTTTGATATGTGAGCCTACTATTCCTATTGTataaattcattcatatttaatttactaaaagcaaattaatttgtcttattttaagcaatattgtttgtagtaataattaaataataagagggtggttaataacatttaacattaagTTATATtagtacatttaataacaaCTCATAATAAAATCATGTTACATGTCTCTTCGTTTAAGATCTATTTATCACAATTGTATTAAAGTCTTCGTAATTAGTATTGTATTAGGCcaataattgtaaatttaaaaaaaagaaataacattCAATATAAATTGCACATAGCAACCTATGAATAGAGACAATGTTAAAGttttataaaatacagtaaaataaatcaTCATAAAATGGCGTCCTTTTTCCGATGTATATCGTTAAAACCTTATTGTTGATTTTTAATTTCTCTAGAGTaaactaacaaaaaacaaaaaaagtagTTTATACGATTGGTAAGTcatagtatttgttttatttattgaaaacaGATAATCTTTTTAATGATATTAGAATAATTGGCTACTTTATTTCACACATTTCTTTTCGATTGGATTTGTTAAATCTACTTCAAAGGCTGAGGAAAAGAAATAAGCAAGACCACCCATGcagaattaattattttatagtttaaatCAAAAGTATTATACACAGCAGGCGGACACTCGTTCTCAGCGGTTTGACAATCACAGCCTAGGTGAAAAACCAGTCACAGTtctttttacaaaatacaacaaagaCGTGATGACGCAAGTTATCGATTTCATACTCATTGAGATACTCCGTGTCTGGGACCACCTTCCCAGGCCATTGACAGATGCTTCAGTCCTAAAAGGCTTATCTGCCTTttcattagaaaagttcacatttattttgattcgctttaactatattttgtgtcttttatgtgtaaactgactttggtTTTGGGTCAACCGGTTCAGccacagtgattaagttcactcaGGTTGACCCTAATTTTAATTATTGCATGCACATATATTATAGGTCTAAAGTGGTCTGGTCAACTTTATTCTGTTGCATCTGCCAGACCTGACTAAACCATCAACAATATTGTAGAAATAAGTAAGTACcgtcaaatatattttatattgtatagcTTCTTTAGTGTTTAAAAAGGGGTGCCCCATCCGTTACACGATTA
This is a stretch of genomic DNA from Antedon mediterranea chromosome 3, ecAntMedi1.1, whole genome shotgun sequence. It encodes these proteins:
- the LOC140044017 gene encoding uncharacterized protein, whose translation is MSIFCTDRYASSFLEFRRMSDQNDKMKSWLKEKLDEFVENDSLQSEDECRILGVGSGVGEMDYFMLENLQKKQKNIFVRVLEPNAIEMDRFKAKVCSNTNFDVVRFDWRQEDAIDYFKETPDKRFHIIHLLHVLYYFEENEIDDVIHQCFNQLEVGGRLLIIQGSASNRVVCIRNAFANELCLQGTLNTISGEHLLFKMNRLGYKYHSNNIRASLDVSQCLDLTSESGGLLWDFITSVQMFVERSSHNLILKIRNMLTTTEQRAVYKDKTYIPVDSIGIKKRETMSLKKLHDNDKRYAEAFNCFRQVSDQENKMKKWILQDFSKEINSTCLVKINEDIVQMMGIGSGFGQMDMLLFDVIGNMNQKINELVVEPNAVEIEKFKSSIASSVEYSNVTIEYVPKTIDSYNMTRNTTRQFHFIHCIHVLYYVDNPVEVIKHAFDSLLEGGVLLIIQGAVSHGIAHIRNTLGDKMYGNTRRHVPNGKDIEEIIQGLGFNYKADVVDAKLDITECFDSNSDKGNLLLDFITNVDNFYERASPDLKNALYGVLDSDFCFEKDGKTYIKIDCSVIIVTK